Genomic DNA from Oligoflexia bacterium:
TTTATATCCTTCCCAGTGAACTTGATGAAGAAATAGCAGGTATTAAACTCAAGACCATGGGTCTAGGCATTGATAGCTTAACTGAAGATCAAATTGCTTATCTAACAGATTATGCCTCTGGCACATGATTTCAATAAAGCTCTTAATGGTATGAAAGGATAATAAGCATAATGATTGGATCAAAACAGCTTAAAGTGGGCATGATTATCAAGCATGAAGGTGAGTTATGGCGTGTTATGAGTACCATGCACACTCAGCCTGGTAAAGGTGGCGCTTATATTCAAACAAAACTGCGAAATGTTTTAAAAGGTACACAAACAGAGTATCGTTTTAGATCTGGAGAACCTGTTGAAAGAGTAGTACTGGATCAAAGAGACGCACAGTTTTTGTATGCAGAAGGCGAAACCTACCATTTCATGGACAATACTTCTTATGAGCAAATTCAAATGCAAAAAGACAATCTTGAGAATGCCTTGCCTTATTTAAAAGATGGTGGGAGTGTTATGATTGAATTGTATGAAGGTAGCCCTATTGGTATTGAAATGCCAAAAAGTGTTCGCTTAAAAATCATTGAGACAGAACCCTACATTAAAACCGCAACTGCCACTAACTCTCTCAAAGGCGCTAAACTTGAAACAGGGTATTCTGTTAAAGTCCCAGGTTTTATTGAGGAAGGCGAAGAAATAGAAATTGACACTAGCACCGGTGAGTACTTAAGCCGAGCAAAATAAATGGCTCTGTACTATCCTTTTTTTCAAGTTGGCGATAAAATAAAAATTGCTGATAAACAATTTTTATTGGATTTCAAACAAAAATAGGACAAGCAAATTATAGATTGGTATCACCCCGTCACTGAAAAAGACCATATCCCCTATGCCAATAGCTATGCTTATATATCCCAAGTTATGACTTACCATGGTGGAGCTATATTGTATGAGCTTCAAGGTAATAATTTAGTCTGGCACCAACCTTGTTTAGTGGATGGCTATATTCACTCAGAAAAAAAGGAAGATTCTATCACTGTAGCCTCTGATTTTTATGATGTAAAAACAATAAAAAAGAATAACTCGAACTATTTAGAAATTCACGATAAATCAGGTTTTTGTCTGGCTTCTTTTTATACGCTAGATGAAAACCTAAGCCATACTATTCAACAGTTGGCATCTCTTAGAAATAGATACTCTTTTGAACAGCGTTTTCTATTCTCTCCACGATATGAAACTAACAGCGATGAAGAATAAAATATGATGGAGCTCATAGAATAGAACTCCACCACATTATAAATTAAGTTAAATATAAGCCGGATTCTGTATGTATTGCTACATTGATCATCATTTATCTAGGCTTGCTGTTACCAACAAGCTCAAGCGATCTACCCAAAAGCCTCGGGCGGGACACCCTCAAACACTTTTCTATTTGATCTTGCTTCAGATGGGGTTTACCGCACGGCCGCTCACACGGCTCTCGTGAGGGAGCTCTTACCTCCCTGTTTCACCCTTACCTGTAAGTTACTTACAGGCGGTTTACTTTCTGTTGCACTTTCCTGCAGTCACCTGCACTGGTCATTAACCAGCATCTTTCCCTATGAAGTCCGGACTTTCCTCTGATATACTACTAAAAATAGTACGTCAGCGATGATCCATTTAACTTTATTCAAACCGTTCTATCAAAATGTTAATAAAAGAAAAAGTATATTTTTTGAGATAAACCTTAAAAAACAGCTCCCTCAACTTTAACAAAAGCAGTTAAAAACTCTAGAATTTACTATCCAAGGCAATATTTGCCAGTTCATCCGCACGTTTATTGTACTCGCGTCTAACATGTTCAATCTCAAACGAATCAAATAATTGAATTTTATCCATAGCCTGTTGCCATAATTTTTTTAATTCTGGATTTTTAACTTTATAGATACCTTGAATTTGCCGGACCATAAGCTGTGAATCTGCATAAATTTTTACATTTTTACACATTTGAGCTTTGGCCAAATCAAGCGCTTCAAGAAGCGATGTATACTCAGCAACGTTATTGGTAGCCTGTCCAATATATTTTGCAACCGTAGCAAGCTCTTGTCCATCTTTAGCGCATAAACTAACTCCTACTGATGCTTCTCCCGGATTGCCTCTTGAAGCTCCATCAATGTAAGCTATGCATATTGGTGAAGATTTTTTTTTATCGTTCAATGTAGTCTTCTAGATATAAAATTCTGTGACAATTGGGGCAGTTGTACAAATCTTTTTTAGTTTGCATTTCATTCACCATTTGGGGGGGTAAACTCATGTAACAACCTTTACAAACACCCTCATCTACACAGACAACTGCTTTATTTAAGCGTGTACGAATAAATTTATACTTGCTCAATAAAGCTTTCTCTATGTGATCATGGTATTGGTTGACTTCATTTTGGCGTTTGGAAATCTCTTGCGCGTAATAGTCACTCTTTTCATCAACCAAACTTTTAACATCATCAAACTCTGTTTCAACTTGTTCTAACTCTATTTTTTTTTGTTTTAAAGACTCTTCCAACTTTTGCAACTCTTCACTATGAGAAGCAATGGTTTGCTCCAAAGTAAAATTGCTTTTTTCAGTGGAATCAATTTCTCTACGTAAAGCTTGATATTCAAAATTATTTTTAATTTCATTTAATCTTATTTTACTTTTATTCAAGCGGGTCACTTCTAAACCAAGTTTTTCTTCTAAACTTATTTTTTCGGCTGTTAAGGTTTCTACACGACTATTAAGGCTTTTATATTGACTTAAAATTTGATCATAATTGTTTTTTACCGACTCTAGTTGATTAGGATAACCTTCTCTCTCAGACTTAATTTTATCCAACTCTATATCCAGCGTTTGTAATTTTAACAACTCTTCAAAATGCATCATCCATAACCCCATTATAATATTTATCAACTCACTTTAAACCAAGTATGGTGGGCCCTCCAGGATTTGAACCAGGGACCTGCCGGTTATGAGCCGGATGCTCTAACCACTGAGCTAAGGGCCCGCTAAACTTATGTTTAACCACTCTTATTTAAAGTTTATGCATTAATTTCATAGTTCTTACTTTTTTGCAATCATCTTTAGAGCTTATGCAAAAATAATCACTCTAACATACTCTAATTGTCTATGAATGTTTTAAGCTTCTTAGCACGGCTAGGATGTCTAAGCTTACGTAAAGCTTTGGCTTCAATTTGACGTATACGTTCACGTGTCACATCAAAATCTTGGCCAACCTCTTCAAGGGTATGGTCTGACTTTTCACCAATACCAAATCGCATGCGTAAAACTTTTTCCTCACGGGGTGTTAAGGTTGCAAGAATTTTACGGGTTTGCTCTGACAAACTCATTCCAACAACAGCATCAGATGGATTAATTGCATTTTTATCTTCAATAAAATCACCCAAGCTTGAATCTTCTTCTTCACCTATAGGCGTTTCCAAAGAAATTGGCTCTTTTGCAATTTTTAGAACTTTACGCACTTTATCAACTGGCAGCTCCATTCTTTCCGCAATTTCATCTGGAGAGGGCTCTCTGCCCAGTTCTTGAACCAAAAATCTTGAAGTTCTGACCAATTTATTGATGGTTTCAATCATATGTACAGGAATACGAATTGTTCTCGCCTGATCTGCAATTGCGCGAGTAATGGCCTGACGGATCCACCAAGTAGCATAAGTTGAAAACTTATAACCTCTTCTGTACTCAAATTTATCAACAGCTTTCATCAAACCTATATTACCTTCTTGAATCAAGTCCAAGAACTGTAAACCTCTATTGGTATATTTTTTTGCAATAGAAACCACCAAGCGTAAATTAGCTTCAATCAGCTCTGCCTTTGCTATATCTGCTAAACGCTCACCTTTACGAATTCTATTGTAAGTATCTTTAAGCTGCTTAGCTGTCATGCCAGCATCTTCTTCAACACTTAAAACTCTTTTTTCTGCAACTCTGATTGCTTTCACTAGATCTACTAAAACTTCTAAAGAAATCTTTTTTAACTTTTTTTCTACTTTTTTAGCTTCGGCACTGCCTTTTTTAGACTCTTTGAATAAAGCTTTTAATTCTTTTGTTGTTTTACCCGATCTTTTTTCAGCAGATGTAAAAACTTTTTCAGATTGATCAATCTTTAAAATCATTGTTTTTAAACGAGATACAATCCTATTAATCCATTTGCGATTAAGGTTAATTTCCTTAAGCGTCTCAAACATCTTAATATAATTTTTTTCTACTTTTTCAGTGATTTGACGTTTTTTTAAATTTGACCGACCTGCAGTTTTTTTGTCTTTCAACTGCTTTTCGTTATCTTTGTCAATACGCTTAATTCTATCAATCAGCTTAAGAACTGCTTTGGTGGTACCTTCTTCATCAAATGTTTCATCATCTTCTTCTATACCACGAATAAGATCTTTAATTCTTATGGTTCCTTTTTTAAGCTTTTCACCTATATTTAAAATTTCTTTTACACCTAAAATAGAACGAATAAGGATTTGAAGCACATCGTCTTCACCTTCTTCTATTCGTTTAGCAATTTCGACTTCGCCTTCTCGAGTAAGCAAAGCAACAGAACCCATGCGTTTTAGATAAACTCTAACTGGGTCATTAGATTTTGAATCACTATCATCCGTGGTATCTTCACCTTCAGAGTCATCTTTTGAGCCAGCTTTCAGTGCCATACCTTCTTGTTCAGAATCAACAATACTTATGTCCATCTCTCCAAACATAACCATGATATCATCAAGCTGGTCATTAACCACGACATCTTTAGGCAATACATCATTAACCTCTTCATAGGTTAAATACCCTTTTTCTTTACCTGTCTCTATGAGGTTTTTGACTACATTAACATCTTTATTTTCGTCGTCTCTCATACTGCCTCCTTGACTCATAAACCTTCTGGTTTAGAGTTTGTTTGTAAAGTTTTTTTTAAGCTTTCAATCTCACTAAAAATAGCATGTATATCTTCCGTAGATTGACCTTCACTGCTCTTTAGTTGTTCTGTTAAAAATTTTATACGTTTGGTTTTCATTTTTTTAATACAATCCGACCAAATCTTTTCCCAATCTTCCTGGATATCATAGTTATCTTCTAAAAATGCTTTGCTTAAAGCTCCAATATGTTCTTTTACCGGCCACAAATCAATACTTCTGGCCAAATTGCTTTCAGCTGTCGCATTTTCGCGATTGGCATCCAACCATGATAAAATATGTTCTTGAAAGCTTTGATCAAAATATTGTTCAGCTTGATCTTTTATATAACGATCAAAACTTTGTGGAACTTGCAAAAGAACTCGTAACAATAAACTTTCCTCACGCCAGAACTTTTCTTGAACACTGTTTTTATGCAAAGATTTTTGCATTTGTGTCACAGGTTTTTTTACTTTTATAAAGCTACTTTTTCCATAAAAAATATCTTTTTCAACCG
This window encodes:
- the efp gene encoding elongation factor P, translated to MIGSKQLKVGMIIKHEGELWRVMSTMHTQPGKGGAYIQTKLRNVLKGTQTEYRFRSGEPVERVVLDQRDAQFLYAEGETYHFMDNTSYEQIQMQKDNLENALPYLKDGGSVMIELYEGSPIGIEMPKSVRLKIIETEPYIKTATATNSLKGAKLETGYSVKVPGFIEEGEEIEIDTSTGEYLSRAK
- the rpoD gene encoding RNA polymerase sigma factor RpoD gives rise to the protein MSQGGSMRDDENKDVNVVKNLIETGKEKGYLTYEEVNDVLPKDVVVNDQLDDIMVMFGEMDISIVDSEQEGMALKAGSKDDSEGEDTTDDSDSKSNDPVRVYLKRMGSVALLTREGEVEIAKRIEEGEDDVLQILIRSILGVKEILNIGEKLKKGTIRIKDLIRGIEEDDETFDEEGTTKAVLKLIDRIKRIDKDNEKQLKDKKTAGRSNLKKRQITEKVEKNYIKMFETLKEINLNRKWINRIVSRLKTMILKIDQSEKVFTSAEKRSGKTTKELKALFKESKKGSAEAKKVEKKLKKISLEVLVDLVKAIRVAEKRVLSVEEDAGMTAKQLKDTYNRIRKGERLADIAKAELIEANLRLVVSIAKKYTNRGLQFLDLIQEGNIGLMKAVDKFEYRRGYKFSTYATWWIRQAITRAIADQARTIRIPVHMIETINKLVRTSRFLVQELGREPSPDEIAERMELPVDKVRKVLKIAKEPISLETPIGEEEDSSLGDFIEDKNAINPSDAVVGMSLSEQTRKILATLTPREEKVLRMRFGIGEKSDHTLEEVGQDFDVTRERIRQIEAKALRKLRHPSRAKKLKTFIDN
- a CDS encoding C4-type zinc ribbon domain-containing protein, whose amino-acid sequence is MMHFEELLKLQTLDIELDKIKSEREGYPNQLESVKNNYDQILSQYKSLNSRVETLTAEKISLEEKLGLEVTRLNKSKIRLNEIKNNFEYQALRREIDSTEKSNFTLEQTIASHSEELQKLEESLKQKKIELEQVETEFDDVKSLVDEKSDYYAQEISKRQNEVNQYHDHIEKALLSKYKFIRTRLNKAVVCVDEGVCKGCYMSLPPQMVNEMQTKKDLYNCPNCHRILYLEDYIER
- a CDS encoding ribonuclease HI family protein, whose amino-acid sequence is MNDKKKSSPICIAYIDGASRGNPGEASVGVSLCAKDGQELATVAKYIGQATNNVAEYTSLLEALDLAKAQMCKNVKIYADSQLMVRQIQGIYKVKNPELKKLWQQAMDKIQLFDSFEIEHVRREYNKRADELANIALDSKF